In one window of Chthoniobacterales bacterium DNA:
- the metF gene encoding methylenetetrahydrofolate reductase [NAD(P)H]: MKPDRPITELLSSGKPLLSVEFFPPKNDEGGAQLLRTAEALRPYHPDFVSITYGAGGTTRERTFQYAKILREDFGWRVMPHLTCVGSTKGELLDIVAGYHADGIRNIMALRGDPPKGQTEFVPCPDGLRYASDLVALIRENFPDICLGAGAYPEKHPEAASMEEDLAHLKIKADAGASFLTTQLFFDNDHYYKFLGACRARGIDLPVIPGVLPALSLAQVKRFGPMCGSSLPPALVEQLQVVEDDARAAEAVGITWAYHQIRELLRHGAPGIHLYILNRSSSAITLARSLERQPS; the protein is encoded by the coding sequence ATGAAACCCGACCGTCCGATCACCGAACTTCTCTCCTCGGGCAAACCGCTTCTGTCGGTCGAGTTCTTCCCGCCGAAGAACGACGAAGGCGGCGCGCAACTCTTGCGCACGGCCGAAGCGCTGCGCCCCTACCATCCGGATTTCGTATCCATCACCTACGGGGCAGGCGGCACGACGCGCGAGCGGACCTTCCAATACGCCAAAATCCTCCGCGAGGACTTCGGTTGGCGTGTCATGCCGCACCTCACGTGCGTTGGATCGACCAAAGGAGAGCTTCTCGACATCGTCGCCGGCTACCACGCGGACGGCATCCGCAACATCATGGCCCTGCGCGGGGATCCGCCGAAAGGGCAGACCGAGTTTGTGCCGTGCCCGGACGGACTGCGCTACGCCAGCGACCTGGTGGCGCTCATCCGGGAAAATTTCCCGGACATTTGTCTCGGGGCCGGGGCCTATCCGGAAAAGCACCCCGAGGCCGCGTCGATGGAGGAAGATCTGGCGCATCTCAAGATCAAGGCCGACGCCGGGGCATCGTTCCTCACCACGCAGTTGTTTTTCGACAACGACCACTACTACAAATTCCTCGGCGCCTGCCGCGCACGCGGGATCGACCTTCCCGTTATTCCAGGCGTGCTCCCGGCCCTCTCGCTGGCCCAGGTGAAACGCTTCGGGCCGATGTGCGGGTCGTCGCTGCCGCCCGCACTCGTGGAGCAGTTGCAGGTTGTCGAAGACGATGCGCGTGCGGCCGAAGCCGTCGGCATCACTTGGGCCTACCACCAAATCCGCGAGCTTCTCCGCCACGGGGCGCCCGGGATCCACCTTTACATTTTGAACCGTTCCTCGTCGGCGATCACCCTCGCCCGCTCGCTTGAACGGCAGCCGTCTTGA
- a CDS encoding ATP-binding cassette domain-containing protein gives MNGPVRAENLKKVFGARTALDDVSFSVGEGEIFGLLGPNGGGKTTLFRILSTLLPPTGGTASVCGHDVTRDPAGVRRCLGVVFQSPSLDPQLTVAENLRYGGNLYGLNGAGLEERLREMAEALRVADRLNDRVKILSGGLQRRVEIAKSLLPRPRVLLLDEPSTGLDPVARVDLWSILEQLRAKFSMTVVLTTHLMDEGERCDRVAILHHGKLLACDAPSALRATVGSDVLTLVGRDPAALAEKLQAEFGWAASLQDGEVRVEIPAAHEQVARIVEAFPGEIRSVTAGHPTLEDVFVRLTGERLSAPFFDDAPAPRKKKK, from the coding sequence ATGAACGGACCGGTCAGAGCAGAAAACTTGAAGAAGGTTTTCGGCGCGCGCACCGCTCTTGATGACGTGAGTTTTTCCGTGGGCGAAGGAGAAATATTCGGCTTGCTGGGGCCCAACGGAGGGGGAAAAACCACGCTCTTCCGTATCTTGTCCACGCTCCTTCCGCCGACGGGCGGGACCGCAAGCGTGTGCGGACACGATGTGACGCGCGATCCCGCGGGGGTGCGGCGTTGCCTTGGTGTCGTCTTCCAATCGCCGAGCCTCGACCCGCAGCTCACGGTGGCGGAAAATCTGCGCTACGGAGGCAACCTCTACGGCCTGAATGGCGCGGGGTTGGAGGAGCGACTGCGGGAAATGGCGGAAGCGTTGCGCGTGGCCGATCGTTTGAATGACCGGGTGAAAATTCTATCCGGCGGCCTGCAACGGCGCGTCGAGATCGCCAAGAGTCTGCTGCCGCGTCCGCGCGTGCTGCTTCTCGACGAGCCCTCGACGGGCCTCGATCCCGTGGCGCGCGTGGATCTGTGGAGCATTCTCGAACAATTGCGTGCGAAATTTTCCATGACGGTGGTGCTCACCACGCACTTGATGGACGAGGGGGAGCGCTGCGACCGCGTAGCCATCCTGCACCACGGGAAACTGCTCGCCTGCGATGCGCCGTCCGCGTTGCGCGCCACGGTGGGGTCGGATGTCTTGACGCTTGTCGGGCGCGATCCGGCCGCTCTGGCGGAAAAGTTGCAGGCCGAATTCGGCTGGGCCGCGTCGCTGCAGGACGGCGAAGTGCGCGTGGAGATTCCCGCCGCGCATGAGCAAGTGGCGCGGATCGTCGAGGCTTTCCCCGGCGAGATACGGTCCGTGACAGCCGGGCATCCGACGCTTGAAGACGTGTTCGTCCGCCTCACCGGCGAGCGGTTGTCCGCGCCGTTTTTCGACGACGCACCGGCCCCGCGGAAGAAAAAGAAATGA